From Dasypus novemcinctus isolate mDasNov1 chromosome 8, mDasNov1.1.hap2, whole genome shotgun sequence, the proteins below share one genomic window:
- the PRRT1B gene encoding proline rich transmembrane protein 1B, translating to MEPGPDTRGGSCPAAPEDRQSPEQHPELPQLPRRPQLLDDGGGAGEEGAAGSAEGSRAPGRAAGGEQTAEEPPTDPEASAAPPAQAEAPAAPQAAGEARPGPKLATGGVPNIGFVGEPPPYAPPDPKAVHLLYPPFPQVPVLYQPGPSPQALYPPPPAGPPLYPAGPSPPPLYAQGASPQPLFPQAAAAGGAFPFPVYNSPVAGVPGPAPGEHRPLPKDFMMESVLVTLFCCLLTGLIAIVYSHETRAALSRGDLAQAEEASRKARSLVLFSLLFGVFVSTSWVIYVVVALYLP from the exons GACCGGACACAAGAGGGGGCAGTTGCCCCGCAGCCCCCGAGGACCGCCAGAGCCCGGAGCAGCACCCCGAGCTCCCGCAGCTCCCGCGCCGCCCGCAGCTCCTGGACGACGGCGGAGGGGCCGGCGAGGAAGGGGCCGCGGGGTCTGCGGAGGGGAGCCGCGCCCCCGGCCGTGCTGCGGGGGGCGAGCAGACCGCGGAGGAGCCGCCGACTGACCCCGAGGCCTCGGCCGCGCCCCCCGCCCAGGCCGAGGCCCCCGCCGCGCCCCAGGCTGCCGGCGAGGCCAGGCCGGGACCCAAGCTGGCGACCGGGGGGGTCCCCAACATCGGCTTCGTGGGCGAGCCCCCGCCCTACGCCCCGCCCGACCCCAAGGCCGTGCACCTGCTGTACCCGCCCTTCCCTCAGGTGCCCGTCCTGTACCAGCCGGGGCCCTCGCCGCAGGCGCTGTACCCGCCGCCGCCCGCAGGGCCGCCCCTGTACCCCGCGGGCCCCTCCCCGCCGCCGCTCTACGCGCAGGGCGCGTCGCCGCAGCCGCTCTTCCCGCAGGCCGCGGCCGCAGGAGGCGCCTTCCCCTTCCCCGTG TATAACAGCCCTGTGGCCGGCGTGCCAGGTCCTGCCCCAGGCGAACACAGGCCCCTGCCCAAGGACTTCATGATGGAGTCGGTGCTCGTGACCCTCTTCTGCTGCCTGCTCACCGGGCTCATTGCCATCGTCTACTCCCACGAG ACCCGCGCAGCCCTGAGCAGGGGcgacctggcccaggccgaggagGCCTCGCGGAAGGCCCGCTCCCTCGTGCTCTTCAGCCTGCTCTTCGGGGTCTTCGTGTCCACCAGCTGGGTCATCTACGTGGTGGTGGCACTCTACCTCCCCTGA